From Actinopolyspora lacussalsi, a single genomic window includes:
- a CDS encoding hypothetical protein (product_source=Hypo-rule applied; superfamily=54593): MACRIGELVLDCRDPEVLARFWCEVLDFVELGREYAGEDYAIEIGPREGFGGPQPTIILRSGGEPCRGKSRLHIDLNPTDRDQDAELERLRALGARPADIGQTGEEQWNVLADPEGNEFCLLKARLNPL, translated from the coding sequence ATGGCGTGTCGTATCGGCGAGCTCGTGCTCGATTGTCGCGATCCCGAGGTGCTGGCGCGGTTCTGGTGCGAGGTCCTGGACTTCGTGGAGCTCGGCCGCGAATACGCCGGGGAGGACTACGCCATCGAGATCGGGCCGCGCGAAGGGTTCGGTGGCCCACAGCCGACGATCATCCTCCGGAGCGGGGGCGAGCCGTGCCGGGGAAAGTCTCGACTGCACATCGATCTCAACCCCACTGATCGCGATCAGGACGCCGAACTCGAACGCCTCCGCGCGCTCGGGGCGCGCCCGGCCGACATCGGCCAGACCGGCGAGGAGCAGTGGAACGTCCTCGCCGATCCCGAGGGCAACGAGTTCTGCCTGCTCAAGGCCCGTCTCAACCCGCTCTGA
- a CDS encoding putative nucleic acid-binding Zn ribbon protein (product_source=COG5512; cog=COG5512; pfam=PF05258) — protein sequence MDSVDNSKGASSSRDTTSADSRAAGLEPVGAAGERTTGSDLARAALQAAREKSKARPRGRGARPTGRTRRSRGWSGPDADDRDPQELGRLLRRVVDARGWSERLTGGQLFGRWAELVGEEIAAHSEPVELSEGVLTLRAESTAWATELRLLQRQLVQRIADGLGSRVVRRIKVSGPAAPSWRHGPRHISGRGPRDTYG from the coding sequence GTGGACAGTGTGGACAACTCGAAGGGTGCTTCGAGTTCCCGCGACACCACATCTGCCGATAGCCGGGCCGCGGGACTCGAACCCGTTGGGGCAGCGGGCGAACGGACGACGGGTTCGGACCTGGCCCGCGCGGCGTTGCAGGCGGCGCGCGAGAAGTCCAAAGCACGCCCCCGTGGCCGGGGCGCGCGCCCGACCGGCCGCACTCGGCGCAGCCGTGGCTGGTCCGGCCCCGACGCCGACGACCGGGATCCGCAGGAGCTGGGGCGGCTGCTCCGGCGGGTCGTCGACGCCAGAGGGTGGTCCGAGCGGTTGACCGGCGGCCAGCTGTTCGGGCGCTGGGCGGAACTCGTGGGGGAGGAGATCGCGGCGCACAGCGAACCGGTCGAGTTGAGCGAGGGGGTGCTCACGCTGCGGGCGGAGTCCACGGCGTGGGCCACCGAGCTCCGGTTGTTGCAGCGCCAGCTCGTGCAACGGATCGCGGACGGCCTCGGCAGCCGGGTGGTGCGGCGGATCAAGGTGTCCGGTCCGGCGGCGCCCAGCTGGCGGCACGGACCCCGGCACATCTCCGGGAGGGGGCCGCGCGACACCTACGGGTGA
- a CDS encoding DNA gyrase subunit B (product_source=KO:K02470; cath_funfam=3.30.230.10,3.30.565.10,3.40.50.670; cog=COG0187; ko=KO:K02470; pfam=PF00204,PF00986,PF01751,PF02518; smart=SM00433; superfamily=54211,55874; tigrfam=TIGR01059): protein MTAKKNEYSASSITVLEGLEAVRKRPGMYIGSTGERGLHHLVQEVVDNSVDEAMAGHASEVTVTLLADGGVRVTDDGRGIPVDEHPVEKKPTLEVVLTMLHAGGKFGGDSYAVSGGLHGVGVSVVNALSTGLEAEVHRDGHVWRQRYEDSKPVSSPEQGERTGETGTSITFWADPEIFETTRFDAETIARRLQEMAFLNKGLRIVLRDERAAAEDSSGEDASGESARAAERVFHYPGGLEDFVAHINHTKDPIHKKIVSFSAAGEGHEVEIAMQWNEGFNQSVYTFANTINTHEGGTHEEGFRSALTRVVNSYAKEKKLLKDKDGSLTGDDVREGLAAIISVKVSEPQFEGQTKTKLGNTEVKSFVQTTAFEWLNDWFERNPADAKNIINKAVSSAQARVAARKAKDLVRRKSAMDIGGLPGKLKDCQSNNPDECELYIVEGDSAGGSAKEGRESRYQAILPIRGKIINVEKSRIDKVLKNNEVQSIITALGTGIHDEFDLSKLRYSKIVLMADADVDGQHIRTLLLTLLFRFMRPLIENGHVYLASPPLYKIKWPRSQPQYVYSDRERDAVLQQGAEEGRKLPKEEGIQRYKGLGEMNAPELWETTMDPDNRVLMQVSLDDAATADELFSVLMGEDVEARRSFITRNAKGVRLLDV, encoded by the coding sequence GTGACAGCGAAGAAGAACGAATACAGCGCTTCATCCATCACCGTTCTCGAGGGCCTTGAGGCAGTCCGCAAGCGTCCCGGTATGTACATCGGCTCGACCGGAGAGCGCGGCCTGCACCATCTTGTGCAGGAGGTTGTGGACAACTCGGTGGACGAGGCGATGGCAGGCCATGCCAGCGAGGTCACCGTCACACTGCTCGCCGACGGCGGCGTCCGCGTAACCGACGACGGGCGCGGTATCCCGGTGGACGAGCACCCCGTGGAGAAGAAACCCACGCTGGAAGTCGTGCTGACGATGCTGCACGCGGGCGGCAAGTTCGGCGGTGACAGCTACGCGGTCTCCGGCGGGCTGCACGGCGTCGGCGTCTCGGTCGTCAACGCGTTGTCCACCGGACTCGAGGCCGAGGTGCACCGCGACGGCCACGTGTGGCGGCAGCGCTACGAGGACTCCAAACCCGTCTCGTCCCCGGAACAGGGCGAGCGCACCGGGGAGACCGGCACCAGCATCACTTTCTGGGCCGATCCGGAGATCTTCGAGACCACGCGGTTCGACGCCGAGACCATCGCCAGGCGGCTGCAGGAGATGGCGTTCCTCAACAAGGGGCTGCGCATCGTGCTGCGGGACGAGCGCGCCGCCGCCGAGGACAGCTCGGGGGAGGACGCCTCCGGCGAGTCCGCCCGCGCCGCCGAACGGGTGTTCCACTACCCGGGTGGCCTGGAGGACTTCGTCGCGCACATCAACCACACCAAGGACCCCATCCACAAGAAGATCGTGAGCTTCAGTGCGGCCGGCGAGGGGCACGAGGTCGAGATCGCGATGCAGTGGAACGAGGGGTTCAACCAGTCGGTCTACACCTTCGCCAACACGATCAACACCCACGAGGGCGGTACCCACGAGGAGGGCTTCCGCTCCGCACTGACCAGGGTCGTCAACTCCTACGCCAAGGAGAAGAAGCTCCTCAAGGACAAGGACGGCAGCCTGACCGGCGACGACGTCCGCGAAGGGCTCGCCGCGATTATCTCGGTCAAGGTCTCCGAACCGCAGTTCGAGGGGCAGACCAAGACCAAGCTGGGCAACACCGAGGTCAAGTCCTTCGTGCAGACCACCGCGTTCGAGTGGCTCAACGACTGGTTCGAGCGCAACCCCGCCGACGCCAAGAACATCATCAACAAGGCGGTCTCCTCCGCGCAGGCCAGGGTCGCCGCCCGCAAGGCCAAGGACCTGGTGCGGCGCAAGTCGGCGATGGACATCGGCGGACTGCCGGGCAAGCTCAAGGACTGCCAGTCCAACAACCCCGACGAGTGCGAGCTCTACATCGTCGAGGGCGACTCGGCAGGCGGCTCCGCCAAGGAGGGCAGGGAATCCCGCTACCAGGCGATCCTGCCCATCCGAGGCAAGATCATCAATGTGGAGAAGTCGCGGATCGACAAGGTCCTCAAGAACAACGAGGTCCAGTCGATCATCACCGCCCTGGGCACGGGCATCCACGACGAGTTCGACCTGTCCAAGCTGCGCTACAGCAAGATCGTGCTGATGGCCGACGCCGACGTGGACGGGCAGCACATCCGCACGCTGCTGCTCACGCTGCTGTTCCGGTTCATGCGACCGCTGATCGAGAACGGGCACGTCTACCTGGCCAGCCCGCCGCTCTACAAGATCAAGTGGCCGCGTTCGCAGCCGCAGTACGTCTACAGCGACCGCGAGCGCGACGCGGTGCTGCAGCAGGGCGCCGAGGAGGGGCGCAAGCTCCCCAAGGAGGAGGGCATCCAGCGGTACAAGGGGCTGGGCGAGATGAACGCCCCCGAGCTCTGGGAGACCACCATGGATCCCGACAACCGCGTGCTGATGCAGGTCAGCCTGGACGACGCGGCCACGGCCGACGAGCTGTTCAGCGTGTTGATGGGCGAGGACGTGGAAGCGCGCCGCTCCTTCATCACCCGCAACGCCAAGGGCGTCCGACTGCTCGACGTCTGA
- a CDS encoding hypothetical protein (product_source=Hypo-rule applied; pfam=PF12089; transmembrane_helix_parts=Inside_1_201,TMhelix_202_224,Outside_225_260,TMhelix_261_283,Inside_284_302), producing MTSSDKPQESESRSTGEQETTSTTTTAEATTSVSEGMSTDAAESGGDSRGSAGGAKGSSSEADGSGGTPPWQRVGGSMSASAASADTSSGATEVSDDSDGHRGADSGTGYEEEETHRIPHPGGSASQSAGSQSAGAQSAGDSVGDGAGDGAAESARAGISLGMGGGARGGAATQGAPRRPSRGPRRASLQIRRVDPWSVLKLALMLSVTLFFVWLIAVAVLYGVLGGMGVWEQLNGTFSELTQPENSLSQPLISPVRVFAVASMIGAVNIVLFTALATVAGFIYNVAADFVGGVEVTLSERE from the coding sequence GTGACATCTTCGGACAAGCCGCAGGAATCGGAGTCCCGTTCAACCGGCGAGCAGGAAACGACCTCGACCACTACGACGGCGGAGGCGACCACCTCGGTTTCCGAGGGGATGTCCACGGACGCTGCCGAGAGCGGTGGGGATTCGCGTGGTTCGGCCGGTGGCGCGAAGGGCTCCAGCAGTGAGGCCGACGGTTCCGGGGGCACTCCTCCCTGGCAGCGAGTGGGTGGCTCGATGAGCGCTTCCGCCGCCTCGGCGGACACCTCCTCGGGCGCCACGGAGGTTTCGGACGACTCGGACGGGCATCGTGGCGCGGACTCGGGGACGGGATACGAGGAGGAGGAAACGCACCGGATTCCGCATCCCGGTGGTTCGGCTTCCCAATCAGCCGGTTCCCAATCCGCCGGTGCGCAGTCCGCCGGGGACTCCGTCGGTGACGGTGCCGGTGACGGTGCCGCGGAATCGGCCCGTGCGGGAATCTCGCTGGGCATGGGGGGCGGCGCTCGCGGTGGGGCGGCCACTCAGGGCGCGCCGCGTCGGCCGAGTCGCGGTCCTCGGCGGGCGAGCCTGCAGATTCGGCGGGTGGATCCGTGGTCGGTGCTCAAGCTGGCCCTCATGCTCAGCGTCACGCTGTTCTTCGTGTGGTTGATCGCCGTGGCGGTGCTGTACGGGGTGCTCGGCGGTATGGGGGTTTGGGAGCAGCTCAACGGGACGTTCAGTGAGCTGACCCAGCCCGAGAACTCGTTGAGCCAGCCGTTGATCAGCCCGGTGCGGGTGTTCGCGGTGGCCTCGATGATCGGTGCGGTCAACATCGTGCTGTTCACCGCCCTGGCCACCGTCGCCGGGTTCATCTACAACGTGGCGGCGGACTTCGTCGGTGGGGTCGAGGTGACCCTTTCCGAGCGGGAGTGA
- a CDS encoding AcrR family transcriptional regulator (product_source=COG1309; cath_funfam=1.10.10.60; cog=COG1309; pfam=PF00440; superfamily=46689,48498) — protein sequence MRTGSRATAEERRRAVIRSAVTVFARSGYETSPVTRVAEHAGISSAYVMKLFPRKIDLFVAAIGDCYDRILDELAEAAEEAGDAETDEILNRMGARYAELIGDRDLLLLQVQALASTQLPEVASAVRDGVGRITSLVVSRARADASQAQHFLARGQLCHLLTAIDAFDTDADWANSLTKGFRHSPAS from the coding sequence ATGCGGACGGGTTCCAGAGCGACAGCCGAGGAGCGCAGGCGCGCCGTCATCCGCAGCGCGGTGACCGTGTTCGCCCGCTCCGGGTACGAGACCAGCCCGGTCACTCGAGTGGCCGAGCACGCGGGAATCTCCTCGGCCTACGTCATGAAGTTGTTCCCACGCAAGATCGACCTGTTCGTCGCGGCGATCGGTGACTGCTACGACCGCATACTCGACGAACTCGCGGAAGCCGCCGAGGAGGCCGGGGACGCGGAGACCGACGAGATCCTGAACAGGATGGGAGCCCGGTACGCCGAACTGATCGGTGACCGCGACCTGTTGCTGCTACAGGTGCAGGCACTGGCCTCGACCCAGCTCCCGGAAGTGGCATCGGCCGTGCGCGACGGCGTCGGACGGATCACCTCCCTGGTGGTCTCCAGGGCACGGGCCGACGCGAGCCAGGCGCAGCACTTTCTGGCACGCGGCCAGTTGTGCCACCTGCTGACCGCGATCGACGCGTTCGACACCGATGCCGACTGGGCGAACTCGCTCACGAAGGGATTCCGGCACAGCCCGGCCTCCTGA
- a CDS encoding hypothetical protein (product_source=Hypo-rule applied), whose protein sequence is MSDNLTNETMNPIFAELARELSDPIDSEIAVSEPPEFADLLVDSALSGRHRDNEEAGTDSVDSESSGTGRSDVAVLQTAGRHAQSN, encoded by the coding sequence ATGTCCGACAACCTCACGAACGAGACGATGAACCCGATCTTCGCCGAACTGGCCCGCGAACTGTCCGATCCGATCGACTCCGAGATCGCCGTTTCCGAGCCGCCCGAGTTCGCGGACCTGCTGGTCGACTCGGCGCTCAGCGGCAGGCACCGCGACAACGAGGAGGCCGGGACCGATTCCGTCGACAGCGAGTCGAGCGGAACGGGTCGGTCGGATGTGGCGGTGCTGCAGACCGCTGGTCGGCACGCCCAGTCGAATTGA
- a CDS encoding ubiquinone/menaquinone biosynthesis C-methylase UbiE (product_source=COG2226; cath_funfam=3.40.50.150; cog=COG2226; pfam=PF08241; superfamily=53335) encodes MRTTATKLERSRRHWDRQSPSYDRQMGRIERRFFGDTRQWLCGLAEGEVLEVAIGTGLNLDRYPAGIRLTGVDISTGMLDQARRRAERSGRSVELGIGDAQRLAFPDSSFDTVVCTFSLCAVPDVRAAFSEMDRVLKPGGLLLLADHVVSTSRPVRVVQRLLDLVMVPQAGEHFRRRPIEQVRAAGFELQRHERFKLGMVERLVARSPAS; translated from the coding sequence ATGCGGACGACGGCAACGAAACTCGAGCGGTCCCGGCGGCACTGGGATCGGCAGTCCCCGAGCTACGACCGGCAGATGGGGCGCATCGAGCGCCGCTTCTTCGGTGACACCAGGCAGTGGTTGTGCGGGCTGGCGGAGGGGGAGGTGCTGGAGGTGGCCATCGGCACCGGGCTCAACCTCGACCGGTATCCGGCCGGGATTCGATTGACGGGGGTGGACATCAGCACGGGGATGCTCGACCAGGCGCGCCGTCGCGCCGAGAGGTCGGGGCGTTCGGTGGAACTCGGCATCGGTGACGCGCAGCGGTTGGCCTTCCCGGATTCCTCGTTCGACACGGTCGTCTGCACCTTCTCGCTGTGCGCGGTTCCCGATGTCCGTGCCGCGTTCTCCGAGATGGATCGTGTGCTCAAGCCGGGTGGGTTGCTGTTGTTGGCCGACCACGTGGTGAGTACCTCTCGGCCGGTGCGGGTGGTGCAGCGACTGCTGGATCTGGTCATGGTTCCGCAGGCTGGGGAGCACTTCCGGCGTCGTCCGATCGAGCAGGTCCGCGCGGCCGGTTTCGAGCTGCAGCGGCACGAGAGGTTCAAGCTCGGCATGGTGGAGCGCCTGGTCGCCCGCAGTCCCGCGTCGTGA
- a CDS encoding hypothetical protein (product_source=Hypo-rule applied; cath_funfam=1.20.5.100; transmembrane_helix_parts=Outside_1_3,TMhelix_4_18,Inside_19_38): MKKLLVLAAVAGAVLFVVRRKTAAKAEADLWREATAEV; this comes from the coding sequence GTGAAGAAGCTGCTCGTTCTCGCTGCTGTTGCCGGTGCCGTCCTGTTCGTCGTGCGTCGCAAGACCGCGGCCAAGGCGGAGGCCGATCTGTGGCGTGAAGCTACCGCGGAGGTCTGA
- a CDS encoding nucleoside-diphosphate-sugar epimerase (product_source=COG0451; cath_funfam=3.40.50.720; cog=COG0451; pfam=PF01370; superfamily=51735), translated as MNTTTGKPHVVLGAGPAGRTLVDELLARGLRVRHVNRTPIDDAPAGVETVTADISSPERAVAATEGAATIYHAVNVPYHLQVEAIPNIGRAVLTAAHRNDARLVVLDTLYPYGEADGAAITEQTPWEATSRKGRMRAALDRAYLDAHHTGEARVALGRAADFYGPRVVNSTLGGAFFPAVLTGEPALGFGDITLPHSYSYLPDIATGLVDLGTTTDEAALGRVWHLPTVPAVSTEHIHALVERIIGGGITTRVLDQPVATGPFDERFMSEYAEIFYQHLVPQNMVSTPFERHFDRRPTPLVDGLRATVEWYRDFLTARQDTRNP; from the coding sequence ATGAACACGACCACCGGCAAACCACACGTCGTACTCGGCGCGGGTCCCGCCGGCAGAACCCTCGTGGACGAACTGCTCGCACGTGGCCTGCGGGTACGACACGTCAACCGCACCCCGATCGACGACGCTCCCGCCGGAGTCGAAACGGTGACGGCCGACATCTCCTCACCCGAGCGGGCGGTGGCGGCGACCGAGGGAGCCGCGACGATCTACCACGCCGTCAACGTGCCCTACCACCTCCAGGTGGAGGCGATACCGAACATCGGCCGAGCGGTGCTCACCGCCGCACACCGGAACGACGCGAGGCTGGTGGTGCTCGACACGCTCTATCCCTACGGCGAGGCCGACGGCGCGGCGATCACGGAACAGACCCCTTGGGAGGCGACGAGCCGCAAGGGTCGGATGCGCGCCGCGCTGGACCGTGCCTACCTGGACGCGCACCACACCGGCGAAGCGAGAGTCGCACTGGGACGGGCCGCCGACTTCTACGGGCCGCGGGTGGTGAACTCCACGCTGGGGGGAGCGTTCTTCCCCGCCGTGCTGACCGGCGAGCCCGCCCTGGGATTCGGCGACATCACACTGCCGCACAGCTACTCCTACCTGCCCGACATCGCCACCGGGCTGGTCGACCTCGGGACCACCACCGACGAGGCGGCGCTCGGCCGGGTGTGGCACCTGCCCACGGTGCCCGCGGTCAGCACCGAGCACATCCACGCACTCGTCGAACGGATCATCGGCGGCGGCATCACCACACGGGTGCTCGACCAACCGGTGGCCACCGGACCGTTCGACGAGCGGTTCATGAGCGAGTACGCCGAGATCTTCTACCAGCACCTCGTGCCGCAGAACATGGTCTCGACACCGTTCGAGCGGCACTTCGACCGTCGACCCACCCCGCTCGTCGACGGCTTGCGCGCCACCGTCGAGTGGTATCGCGACTTCCTGACCGCTCGACAGGACACCCGGAATCCGTAA
- a CDS encoding DNA gyrase subunit A (product_source=KO:K02469; cath_funfam=2.120.10.90,3.90.199.10; cog=COG0188; ko=KO:K02469; pfam=PF00521,PF03989; smart=SM00434; superfamily=101904,56719; tigrfam=TIGR01063), producing the protein MTETLPPEGGRVEPVDLQQEMQNSYIDYAMSVIVARALPDVRDGLKPVHRRVLYAMYDSGFRPDRSYVKCSRVVGDVMGNYHPHGDSAIYDTLVRMAQPWSMRNVLIDGQGNFGSPGNDPAAAMRYTESRLAPLAMSMLAEIEEDTVEFSDNYDGRTQEPDVLPSRIPNLLVNGGGGIAVGMATNIPPHNLREVADGVVWALDNPEATDDELLEAMIERIKGPDFPTHAMIMGTNAIADAYRTGRGSLRMRAVVDVEEDAKGRTSLVVTELPYQVNPDNLIENIATMHREGKISGITDIADESNSRRGMRIVVTLKRDAIPKVVLNNLYKHTQLQTTFGVNMLALVDGVPRTLRLDQVIRYYVRHQIDVIVRRTRHRLQRAERRAHILRGLTLALDQLDAVINLIRGSSTVDDARSGLIELLGIDEDQATAILDMQLRKLAALERQKLLDELAEIEAQIADLNDILAKPERQRLIVRDELMEIVHKHGEERRTRIVPYEGEVSMEDLIADEDVVVTITRTGYAKRTRTDLYRAQKRGGKGVQGAALKQDDIVSHFFVCSTHDWILFFTNKGRVYRAKAYELPEANRTARGQHVANLLAFQPDEHIAQVMQIKDYTVAPYLVLATKNGLVKKSKLTDFDSNRSGGLIGVNLKDGDELVGAVLCSPEDDLLLVSAEGQSIRFNASDEVLRPMGRATSGVLGMRFNSGDELLAMGVCHEDRYVLVATQGGYAKRTPIDEYPVQGRGGKGVLTIQHDRKRGRLVAALIAELEDELYAITSTGGVIRTTAKEVRKAGRQTKGVRLMDLGEGNSLVAIARNADEAADPDAAGPEQRK; encoded by the coding sequence ATGACCGAGACCTTGCCCCCGGAGGGTGGCCGAGTCGAACCGGTCGATCTCCAGCAGGAGATGCAGAACTCCTACATCGACTACGCCATGAGCGTCATCGTGGCGCGGGCGCTGCCCGACGTGCGCGACGGGCTCAAACCGGTGCACCGCAGGGTGCTGTACGCGATGTACGACTCCGGGTTCCGGCCCGACCGCTCCTACGTGAAGTGCTCGCGCGTGGTCGGCGACGTGATGGGTAACTACCACCCGCACGGCGACTCGGCGATCTACGACACCCTGGTGCGGATGGCCCAGCCGTGGTCGATGCGCAACGTGCTCATCGACGGCCAGGGCAACTTCGGCTCGCCCGGCAACGATCCGGCCGCCGCGATGCGCTATACCGAATCCCGGCTGGCGCCGCTGGCGATGAGCATGCTGGCCGAGATCGAAGAGGACACCGTCGAGTTCTCGGACAACTACGACGGGCGCACGCAGGAGCCGGACGTCCTGCCCTCGCGCATCCCCAACCTGCTGGTCAACGGCGGTGGCGGCATCGCGGTGGGGATGGCGACCAACATCCCGCCGCACAACCTGCGCGAGGTCGCCGACGGCGTGGTCTGGGCGCTGGACAATCCCGAGGCCACCGACGACGAGCTGCTCGAGGCCATGATCGAGCGCATCAAGGGTCCGGACTTCCCGACCCACGCGATGATCATGGGAACCAACGCGATCGCCGATGCCTACCGCACGGGCCGCGGCTCGCTCCGGATGCGCGCGGTGGTCGACGTGGAGGAGGACGCGAAGGGGCGCACCTCGCTGGTGGTCACCGAGCTCCCGTACCAGGTCAACCCGGACAACCTGATCGAGAACATCGCCACGATGCATCGTGAGGGCAAGATCTCGGGGATCACCGACATCGCCGACGAGTCCAACAGTCGGCGCGGTATGCGCATCGTGGTCACGCTCAAGCGGGACGCGATCCCCAAGGTCGTGCTCAACAACCTCTACAAGCACACCCAGCTGCAGACCACCTTCGGCGTCAACATGCTGGCGCTGGTCGACGGCGTGCCCCGCACCCTGCGGCTGGACCAGGTGATCCGCTACTACGTGCGGCACCAGATCGACGTGATCGTGCGGCGCACCAGGCACCGCCTGCAGCGTGCCGAACGGCGTGCCCACATCCTGCGCGGGCTGACGCTGGCGCTGGACCAGCTGGACGCGGTCATCAACCTGATCCGGGGCTCGTCGACCGTGGACGACGCCCGTTCCGGGTTGATCGAGCTGCTCGGCATCGACGAGGACCAGGCCACCGCGATCCTGGACATGCAGCTGCGCAAGCTGGCCGCGCTGGAGCGGCAGAAGCTGCTGGACGAGCTGGCCGAGATCGAGGCGCAGATCGCCGATCTCAACGACATCCTGGCCAAGCCGGAGCGGCAGCGCCTGATCGTGCGCGACGAGCTGATGGAGATCGTGCACAAGCACGGCGAGGAGCGACGCACCAGGATCGTCCCGTACGAGGGTGAGGTTTCCATGGAGGACCTCATCGCGGACGAGGACGTGGTGGTGACCATCACCCGAACCGGTTATGCCAAGCGGACCCGTACCGATCTCTACCGGGCCCAGAAGCGCGGCGGCAAGGGTGTGCAGGGCGCCGCGCTGAAGCAGGACGACATCGTCTCGCACTTCTTCGTGTGCTCCACGCACGACTGGATCCTGTTCTTCACCAACAAGGGGCGGGTCTACCGTGCCAAGGCCTACGAGCTGCCGGAGGCGAATCGCACCGCCCGCGGGCAGCACGTGGCGAACCTGCTCGCGTTCCAGCCGGACGAGCACATCGCCCAGGTGATGCAGATCAAGGACTACACCGTCGCCCCGTACCTGGTGCTGGCCACCAAGAACGGTCTGGTCAAGAAGTCCAAGCTCACCGACTTCGACTCCAACCGTTCCGGCGGGCTGATCGGCGTCAACCTCAAGGACGGCGACGAGCTGGTCGGTGCCGTGCTCTGCTCGCCGGAGGACGACCTGCTGCTGGTCTCGGCCGAGGGGCAGTCCATCCGCTTCAACGCCAGTGACGAGGTGCTGCGCCCGATGGGGCGTGCCACCTCCGGCGTGTTGGGGATGCGGTTCAACTCCGGTGACGAGCTGCTGGCCATGGGCGTCTGCCACGAGGACCGTTACGTGCTGGTCGCGACCCAGGGCGGGTACGCCAAACGCACGCCCATCGACGAGTACCCGGTGCAGGGACGCGGCGGTAAGGGCGTGTTGACCATTCAGCACGACCGGAAACGTGGCAGGCTAGTGGCAGCGCTCATCGCCGAACTGGAGGATGAGCTCTACGCGATCACCTCCACGGGCGGGGTCATTCGCACCACCGCCAAGGAGGTGCGCAAGGCCGGTAGGCAGACGAAGGGGGTGCGCCTGATGGATCTGGGTGAGGGGAACTCGCTGGTGGCCATCGCGCGCAACGCTGATGAAGCCGCCGATCCGGACGCAGCCGGCCCGGAGCAACGAAAGTAG
- a CDS encoding putative membrane protein (product_source=COG4194; cog=COG4194; pfam=PF07853; transmembrane_helix_parts=Inside_1_8,TMhelix_9_31,Outside_32_58,TMhelix_59_81,Inside_82_113,TMhelix_114_136,Outside_137_140,TMhelix_141_163,Inside_164_176): MSTESRPRFPWPWLVPSLVLLVGMSAWGATVYPELPETVPQHIGPGGVDAWARKSVGSAFVPVFLYIVTTVLFAGAAFAVARTEPENELPSAARTGAVKRPATRASAVRQARAVLVLNAALGTALLPLCAVQWRTIRTAEVGWWPLPVFLVLFVAGLVPLFVAARRDRVEKRRTTR, translated from the coding sequence ATGTCCACGGAGAGCAGGCCACGGTTCCCGTGGCCGTGGTTGGTGCCGAGTCTCGTGCTCCTGGTCGGCATGAGTGCTTGGGGGGCGACGGTGTATCCCGAACTGCCCGAAACGGTGCCTCAGCACATCGGTCCGGGCGGGGTCGACGCGTGGGCACGCAAATCCGTCGGCTCCGCCTTCGTGCCCGTCTTCCTCTACATCGTGACCACGGTGCTGTTCGCGGGCGCCGCCTTCGCCGTCGCACGGACCGAACCCGAGAACGAGCTGCCGTCCGCCGCTCGCACCGGCGCGGTCAAGCGCCCCGCCACCAGAGCCTCGGCGGTGCGGCAGGCCAGGGCAGTCCTGGTGCTCAACGCCGCCCTGGGCACGGCGCTGCTACCGCTGTGCGCCGTCCAGTGGCGCACCATACGGACGGCCGAGGTCGGCTGGTGGCCGCTCCCGGTGTTCCTCGTGCTCTTCGTCGCCGGGTTGGTGCCGCTGTTCGTCGCGGCTCGGCGGGATCGGGTGGAGAAGCGTCGAACCACCCGCTGA